From Caminibacter mediatlanticus TB-2, the proteins below share one genomic window:
- a CDS encoding YdcF family protein, which produces MFYIISKLFTYLFLPPGIFIIILLIATIFAKRFKILFFISALTLYLLSIQPVSNMLLNPLENFKHKDNITPSAVVVLGGGSNPKDTIKAFPDAFKREVYGLILAKTYNIPFVFSGGGIGKISEAENTKHDVQLLTKTFDVNITTYFEDKSLNTIQNGMYTALLFKKLKLPKNIYLVTNAYHMKRSYKIFKFFGFKIITKPVGFYSKPIESIWDYFPKMNSLNASYKAIHEYFGLLSLKIKGI; this is translated from the coding sequence ATGTTCTATATCATATCAAAACTTTTTACTTATCTATTTTTACCACCTGGAATTTTTATTATTATTTTACTTATAGCCACTATTTTTGCAAAAAGATTTAAAATTCTTTTCTTTATATCAGCTTTGACACTTTATTTATTAAGTATTCAACCAGTTTCTAATATGCTTTTAAATCCATTAGAAAATTTTAAACATAAAGACAATATAACTCCCTCAGCAGTTGTAGTCCTTGGAGGTGGCAGTAATCCAAAAGACACAATAAAAGCATTTCCAGATGCATTTAAAAGAGAAGTTTACGGACTTATTTTAGCTAAAACTTATAATATACCTTTTGTATTTAGTGGAGGTGGCATAGGAAAAATAAGTGAAGCTGAAAATACAAAACATGATGTTCAACTTTTAACTAAAACTTTTGATGTAAATATTACAACATATTTTGAAGACAAATCATTAAATACTATCCAAAATGGAATGTATACTGCCCTACTTTTTAAAAAGTTAAAATTACCTAAAAATATTTATCTTGTTACAAACGCTTATCATATGAAAAGAAGTTATAAGATTTTTAAATTTTTTGGATTTAAAATAATAACAAAACCTGTTGGATTTTATTCTAAACCAATTGAGAGTATATGGGATTATTTTCCAAAGATGAACTCCTTGAATGCAAGTTATAAAGCTATTCACGAATATTTTGGTCTTCTTAGTTTAAAGATTAAAGGTATATGA